The genome window CGCCTTGTTCATCTTCTCCTTTATCTTCCCCTTGACCTCCTCAAGATATGCCCCTGCATCGTCTACAATGGTCTTTGCCTCAAAGTATTGTTCGACCAGCGGAGCAAAGCTCTCATCTGTGATTATCTCCCCATCCCCACTTGGCATGGCCTCAAGCAAAGCCTGACCTTGGCACATCGTCCTGTGCCCGCACTTGCCGCACCGCGCGTCTTTCGGGTCCAAACGTTCAGGCTCAATAGCCTTCTGCACCTTTCCCCAAAATTCACGGGAGGCCTCCACAATCATCTGAATCATGTCGTTGTCGCGGGACAGGTCAAAATGCAGGAAGTCCACAGTCTCAGCACAAAGAAGGGCCGCTGTCCCATACTCTTTGTTGGTGACACGGATATGATGCTGTATCTGCAGGATGTGCTCATCGTTCAATCCTTCCGTCTTTACCTTCGCAAACGCCCTCCGGCCCGGGCATTTGGCCTCAAAAGGCGCGCCGTCCCTCTTGACCAGCCGGTCCGGGCGGCCCGCAATAAAGGAATACTCCTTGTCCTTTATGGGTAGCTGTGCTTCTTTCAGCGTGACAAGTTCAACTCCCGTTCGTTGCGTATAATACTCTGCAATAATCGGCTCAAAGAAAGTTCCACGACGGGTATGCTCATTCCCAAGGAAGGGATAATCAGCCTCGACCCCCCGCTTCTCATACCAGAGCCGCCGCTGGCAGCCGTAAGGGTTTAGATTGAACAGCGACCCCATATCTGAGCTCCCTATCGCCAGGGTACGGTCCATCTTTTTAGGTTCTGCCGTAATTATCATGGCCCCACCTCCTCCATTTCATTCATTACCGCTTCGACCTCCGGCCAGTAGGCCATAAAAACAATCGCCCCCATCAGTAGGTCCCTGTCGTTGCACTGTCTGACAATCTCTACAAGCACCCTGTTTATGTCGTCGGTATCCTCATACGAAAGTTCCTCTCTAATCTTTTCCTCATCGTGGAACGGGCATCTGAATTTTTGGGACCCACCAGCCAAAAGCTGTGTGAAAGAACCACAGGTGCAGTCAGACTCGTTGTAAATCATTACCTCAACCCCCTACTGGTAAAATCCCAAGGCCCAGGTCTTGCCGCACCGAGCGGCCATATACCACATCTAGCAAGAGGACATGTCCTTTCCCTGAGCCTTGAGAAATTCGCATCAAAACATCACCTTGAAAATCAGCATTACGATAAAGATAATCAACAGCCATACCGCCGTGAAAGCCGCCCCTCTACTGCAGCCTATCCGTGCGCCCTCATAGTCGAAATAAGACATAACTTGCGTTTCCCCGCTTGTATTTCCCGCTCAATCCTGCGGTTCTTGCGCCACCCTTCCAGCTCTGAAAGTTTGAAACTCAATTTGCCCCCCGGCATATCCTGATGATAGGGAAAGGTTCCCCACCCTTCCCTTGCCTCAGCCACCCGTCTTAAAATCGTATTGACATGACAATTTAAGAATCGTGCCGCCTGACTGGTGCTTACAAAACCCTCGATCATTTTGTTGTTGCCTCTCATAATTCTTTGTGCTACTTAGGCATAAGCCCCCAGGTGATAAGCATTACTATCTGATAGCCCATTGCATCTAACAGAACGCTTAAAACAAGGAGACCTATGCCATGCAAATCAATAAACTGCCAAACGTGGGTCGTATGCGAGGCGCCCATGCACAACCCGGCCAGTCTTGGGACACAGGCACTGTCCATATACAATACACAGACAAGAAGGACGCTCTGCATGAGCTTTCAATGTCCTTCCCCGATGCGATGTACCTCTTAAATATTTTAAAAGGAATACAGAAAGAGGCCGGCTTCCAGATGCCAGAAGAATAAATGCGGCCAACCTGATACCCATGTTCCTCATTTCAACGCCCCTCCGAGTTCCTTCCTGAGCTTTTCGAGCTTTCGCACAACAAGCTTTTCCCTGTGCTGTGAAAAAACATCCGCCACTTCCAAGACCGCACTCTTTGTATGTGTGCCAGGGTTGACAAGCAATAATGTGACCAATGTTGACAGGGGCATGGCCCTCTTATGATTTGGATTCCACCAGCAATGAACGGTATTAGGGAGAACACCCACGTCTCTAGCAAAGCCTTCTAAGCCCCCTGGGTGTGCCATAACGTCCTTTCGGATGCCCTCGAATACTAGTTGCACCCCATACGTTAGAAGGGAACTGGTACTTTCTTCTATTTCCGAGAACACATTAATCTGATGCATTTTTCTGACCCACTCTGACCGATGGCCATGTATTGCTAAAAAAAATTTATGTGCTACTCTCCTCAAGAACGGGCGCTGTAGCTCCGGGTGCCTCAATAAGACGACCGTCTAAGAACTGTAGAATTTTCTGTCGGCACCAGGTAGCAGCTCCCATTTGCTCGGCCCTGGCTGCCTCTTTTATGCGTCTGTAGTCCTTGGAATAGAACTCGATATTGACTGATTTCTTGTTGACCATCTGAGTCTCCTTAGAATGAAACTGCATAAAGTATGCATTTTACTCATGGTTTGTCAAGTAGAATTTATAAGAATTCCTTATAATTTATTAGGATATACCATATCTATTTGCCTATAGGGGGTTTATGTTATACACTTTCTGCATGGATATAGGGGACAAGATTAAGAAGGGCAGGAAGGAACTCGACTTGAGTCAAGACCAATTGGCCAAAAAACTCAGTGATATAGGTCTTGAGATGGAGCAAGTTACTGTGTCCAGAATAGAGGGTAGTGCAAGGAGGGTCTTTGCGGAAGAGGTTGAATTTTTTAGTATGGCCCTACAGCTTACTACAGAATATCTATTGAATAGTAAAAAAGGCTGGCCCCCTTCCAACGGAGACCGCCTTCCAGAAGCACCACCAGACATCCCCGGCAAGATTCCGCTCAAGCAGCCGGAGACAATCGGCGAAGGGGATACCATACCCATCATTAGTTATGTAAGCGCTGGTGATACAGAGGTAGCCTACGGCGACGCCGGGTATCCTGCAGGAGAGGGTATAGACCGGATGGTGCGCCCTGAAGGTGTAACGGACCAGCACGCTTATGGATTGATCGTCAAGGGTGATTCCATGCTCCCGATGATGCCGGACGGTACAGTTGTTGTAGCGGTTACGAATAAGCGTGCAAAGGAAGGCAACGTTGTTATCTGTAGAGCAAAAGAATCGGGCAAGGTTTACATAAAGCTCCTAAAAAGGCTCGACCATATTGTAGTCCTAGAGTCAACGAACATGCAGGCACACGACCCGCTGGCATTCCAGAGAGAAGATATATATTTCATGCACCCGGTTGTGTGCTGGAATACCACAAAAATTAAGGAATAGCCCGTCAGGGCAGAAAGGGGAATGTTATGGCAACTGATATTAACAAGGGATTAAAGAAGTACATCCCCATTTTCCGCACAACGCATGAGCAAGCCATTAACGAAGCAGAGACCTCGTTGAGAATAAGCAAGTTTTTCGAGGATGTGCTGGGTTACGATGTCTTCACGGAAATATCAAAAGAACACATGATTAAAGACCGCTACGTTGATTATGCTATAACAATAAAGGGCAAGATTGAGTTCCTCGTGGAAGTCAAGCAGGCGGGCATTAAATTGAAAGAGAAACACATTGAACAGGCGAGTAACTATGCCGCTAATTCTGGGATACCGTGGGTCCTATTAACAAATGGTAAATATTGGCAGTTGTATCACCTTACTTTTGACGAGGGAATCCAAAGCGACCTTGTCTGGTCTGTTGACCTTTTAGAAGACAACCCAAAGGCAGTGGCCTCCAAAATAGCCCTCCTTCACAAAAAGAGTGTACAAAAAGGGGCGTTAGAGAATTATCTTGCTAAGGTTAAAACCCTTTCACCCAAGAGCATTGTTCGGGCTATATTCCACGAGGATACCTTGAGGGTGATGGGTAAACTCTTAAGGAAAATGTCGGGTGTAAGAGTAGACGAACAGGACTTAGCGGACAACATAAAAAAGATGTTGTCTAAGAAAGCGTGGGAGGAAATCGGCGATGTAAAAATCAAGAGAAAGCGAAAGGCTACAAGAACAAAACAAACCGCTAAAGAGGCGACACCTATTATCCAACTTCCACAGGAGAAAGAAATACAGGAAGGGACATAGTGGCGTCAAGAGGAGGAAATAGAATGCGAAAATTAGCTTTAGTTATCTCGATATTTTTATTTATTTTTAGTTGTGATGCAGAAAATAAAGTAGAGGTTACACAAGAAAATATAGAAACTTTCAAAACAATGCTTGCCGAATCAGATGTAGAAGGATTAATTGCAGCCATTAGACCAAGCTCAAGTGGTAATGAGTTTATAAAAGTCATAGTTACGGATGACTGGTATTATGCAATGCCTCATGAAAGAAGGCAGCTTGTTCAGTCATTCTATAATTTGTGGCAAGCTATTAATCCAACACACAATGCCTTAATTTTACAAGTGCGGGATGCTTCAAATCGGAAAGTTGGCGAGGCTTCATACATTGGTTCAATATGGATAGCTGAAGATTAAGTGATGATTTATTATCTCTGTTATTTTTTAACTTTACTTCCTCGAGGCCCGGAAGGCTAAGAGGGGGATTTGGTCAGAGTAAAATGCCATTGAAAAAACGCGGCAGGTCATATTACATGGACGATTACATTGGCGGTAAGCGTGTAGTCAAAAGTTTGTCTAAAGACAAGGCCCTGGCTACAAAGATAAGAGACGACCTCCTGAGAAACCGGGACCTCTCAAGGTTCGGGATCGCCCCGGACAATTACCCGCTACCAGACATTAAGGATAAATTCCTGAGAGAGCTTAAGCCCCGCGTCTCCAGAACTACTTACGAAGGCTATATAACTATGCTATCCCGGGCATTAGAATTTATCGGCGTGGACACACCCTTGCACCAGATACGCCACCGGTTCAATGAGTATACAGACGCACGCAAGAAAGAGGGAATCTCAGACCACACCATGAACGTAACGCTAGGCCTCCTCAAACGGATGCTGGCCTATGGGGTACAAACTAACCTCATACCCTTTAACCCTATGGCCGATGTCCCAAAGCTTAAGGAACGGAAACGATTGCGGCGTGCTCTGAGGCCCGAGGAGATAAAGGCCCTGCTCAAACACTCCGGGAAATGGCGCCAGATATGGCTGACATTCATACTAACTGGCCTCCGTCGCTCAGAACTGGTCAGACTACGGGTCAAACATATAGATAGGAAAGCGTGCACGCTTATTGTAGCCGAGTCAAAGACTGACGCTGGTGTCAGGGCCGTTCACCTGCACCGGACGCTGCAGAAGGCCTTGTGGCCGCTCCTGAAGAATAAGCGGCCAGAGGACTATGTCTTTACCACTCCCCACGGCACACCCCTCAAGAATAATCTGCTGCGGGCCTTTCGGGTATGCCTCAAACGTGCGGAAATTGACCAGGAAGGCGTGGACCTGCACAGCCTGAGAAAGACCTTTGCCTCTTTACTGGCAAGCGCAGACGCTCATCAAAAGAAAGCCGCCGTGCTTATGGGGCATCGGCGCACAAGCACAACGACTGATATATACACTGACACTTATCCGGAGGATTTAAGAGAGGCGGTAGAGAAGATACAGCTTTAAAAACACTGGTGTTGGTTACAGAATAGCCGCAGCGTTATCGTAAGTCTTTATATGTTCTTATCCGTCGCCGAATGGCATTCAAGAGGTCGAGGGTTCGACTCCCTTATCCTCCACCATATTCTGCAAGGACCTACGATAACCGCTGCAGGACTAACTTAAATACTGGTACAACCAGTGGGGGGCGGGTTAACAAAAAAGAGGACTTAGTCCGAACCCGCATCTCTGCTAATGGGGGAATACAGATGAAAGTATACTTCTCATCCAAAATATGGCAATTCCTACTGGTCATGTTCTGCACTCTGTTGTGTACTATGTTATACGCCGTGGTCAGTAATAGCCCGGCTGATGCACACCAGGCGGCCGACACGATTTTTGTGGGTGGTGACATTATCACCGTCAACGAGGACAACCCGGAGGCAGAGGCCCTGGCGGTACTGAACGGCAGAATCGTCGCGGTCGGCAGTAGAGACGACGTGTTCAATTGGTTAGGTAAGGAGACTGAGGTTGTCGACCTTGGGAAGAAGACCCTTATGCCCGGCTTTTATGCGATCCATACCCACCCTGCCGTGACGGCCGTACTCGACCAGTGGCTTCACATAAACGGATACACGGTCTCCAGCGCTGAAGAGGTCAGACAAATCATAAGTGACGGCGTTGCAAAGGCAAAACCCGGCGAATGGGTTGCCGCCTGGGGATGGGACCCCGTTCTCACTACCGGTCTCAGGGCTCCAAGCCTGAAAGAGCTGGACGAAATGGCGCCGAACAATCCTTTAGTAATCCTCGCACAGAACCTGCACAACGCATACGTAAACAGTACCGCACTTGAGATTGCCGGTATTACAGAGAAATCTCCCAACCCGCCGGGTGGTCAGTTTGTACGGGACAAAGACGGCAACCTGACAGGTGAACTCAAGGAAGAGTCTGCTATCGTACGGTTAATGGAGAAAATGCCGCCGTTATCGCACGCACAAAACGTTAAAATGCTCAAGGGGGAATTCCAGAAATACGCCCGCAAAGGTTTCACTACGGTCGTAGACCTTGGGTTGCTGCCGGTGATGCCGGACCTTGCACGCCTTACCCAAGAGGTGTTAGCCTGTAAGGACACTCCGGTACGAATCGTTGCCTACGCAACCGGCCGTCCTGACGGTACCATCAACTTTTCGCACAGGTCTGGCAGC of Candidatus Bathyanammoxibius amoris contains these proteins:
- a CDS encoding tyrosine-type recombinase/integrase gives rise to the protein MPLKKRGRSYYMDDYIGGKRVVKSLSKDKALATKIRDDLLRNRDLSRFGIAPDNYPLPDIKDKFLRELKPRVSRTTYEGYITMLSRALEFIGVDTPLHQIRHRFNEYTDARKKEGISDHTMNVTLGLLKRMLAYGVQTNLIPFNPMADVPKLKERKRLRRALRPEEIKALLKHSGKWRQIWLTFILTGLRRSELVRLRVKHIDRKACTLIVAESKTDAGVRAVHLHRTLQKALWPLLKNKRPEDYVFTTPHGTPLKNNLLRAFRVCLKRAEIDQEGVDLHSLRKTFASLLASADAHQKKAAVLMGHRRTSTTTDIYTDTYPEDLREAVEKIQL
- a CDS encoding YqaJ viral recombinase family protein — encoded protein: MIITAEPKKMDRTLAIGSSDMGSLFNLNPYGCQRRLWYEKRGVEADYPFLGNEHTRRGTFFEPIIAEYYTQRTGVELVTLKEAQLPIKDKEYSFIAGRPDRLVKRDGAPFEAKCPGRRAFAKVKTEGLNDEHILQIQHHIRVTNKEYGTAALLCAETVDFLHFDLSRDNDMIQMIVEASREFWGKVQKAIEPERLDPKDARCGKCGHRTMCQGQALLEAMPSGDGEIITDESFAPLVEQYFEAKTIVDDAGAYLEEVKGKIKEKMNKAQMVEASGARICYRPITSKRVDAKALRVAHPKIAEEFTKESISSRLTIYPK
- a CDS encoding amidohydrolase family protein, producing MKVYFSSKIWQFLLVMFCTLLCTMLYAVVSNSPADAHQAADTIFVGGDIITVNEDNPEAEALAVLNGRIVAVGSRDDVFNWLGKETEVVDLGKKTLMPGFYAIHTHPAVTAVLDQWLHINGYTVSSAEEVRQIISDGVAKAKPGEWVAAWGWDPVLTTGLRAPSLKELDEMAPNNPLVILAQNLHNAYVNSTALEIAGITEKSPNPPGGQFVRDKDGNLTGELKEESAIVRLMEKMPPLSHAQNVKMLKGEFQKYARKGFTTVVDLGLLPVMPDLARLTQEVLACKDTPVRIVAYATGRPDGTINFSHRSGSERFKVNGAKFWADGSPYSGGMAVKEPYLNTELTIDGLGYKKNEMGKLNWSTETLHDAVERYHRDGWQVAIHTQGGRAIDQALDVYESVLLKYPRTDHRHRLEHNMLITPAQLKRATDLGVTSTYLMEHVYFWGKQLRDDILGPERASRIMPMVDAFQYSPHPSLHGDSPVTPLEPLHVMQTAVTRVMRDGGEVLGPEQRIDIDKAITATTIHSAWQVFEEESRGSLEVGKVADMVVLSDNPRKVPPEQLGRIEVLETYLSGHRFVWE
- a CDS encoding XRE family transcriptional regulator, translating into MLYTFCMDIGDKIKKGRKELDLSQDQLAKKLSDIGLEMEQVTVSRIEGSARRVFAEEVEFFSMALQLTTEYLLNSKKGWPPSNGDRLPEAPPDIPGKIPLKQPETIGEGDTIPIISYVSAGDTEVAYGDAGYPAGEGIDRMVRPEGVTDQHAYGLIVKGDSMLPMMPDGTVVVAVTNKRAKEGNVVICRAKESGKVYIKLLKRLDHIVVLESTNMQAHDPLAFQREDIYFMHPVVCWNTTKIKE
- a CDS encoding type I restriction enzyme HsdR N-terminal domain-containing protein → MATDINKGLKKYIPIFRTTHEQAINEAETSLRISKFFEDVLGYDVFTEISKEHMIKDRYVDYAITIKGKIEFLVEVKQAGIKLKEKHIEQASNYAANSGIPWVLLTNGKYWQLYHLTFDEGIQSDLVWSVDLLEDNPKAVASKIALLHKKSVQKGALENYLAKVKTLSPKSIVRAIFHEDTLRVMGKLLRKMSGVRVDEQDLADNIKKMLSKKAWEEIGDVKIKRKRKATRTKQTAKEATPIIQLPQEKEIQEGT